GCCCACAGTGGGCTTATATGAAGCCTCCACCCAAATagtatgaaaaaatataatCCAACAATACAATCTGTGTTCAGTTGATCATAAACTTAAGAAATGGGAGATGCAAAGTTGTAAATATGTTTGTTCTTGCAGAGAATCCAGTATTCCAAGACAGACTCTGACATTATCGCCAAGATGAAGGGGACCTATGTGGAACGCGACCGtaaaaaggagaagaagaagcccAAACCTGAATCAGGTGGAAGTAAGAAAGCAGCTGCAGCCATGGTGGGTGGAGTGCCGTCCGCCATGCCGGTAAGTGGTGTTCTAAGTGTCTTTAGGACAGAGGCTTTATACCTGCTCATGGAGACATGTAAGAATACCTTTTTAACTGATGTTTTCCTCTTTAGGGAATGCCTCCTATGAGTCAGGCGCCACGGATGATGCACATTCCAGGACAGCCACCCTACATGCCCCCTCCTGGAATGATGCCCCCACCTGGAATGGCTCCCGGCCAGATTCCTCCAGGTGCCATTCCTCCTGGTCAGATGATGCCAGGACAGATGCCACAGCAGGTAGCGTTTCTCTGTGTTACTCATGAGAGATAACTGTTTTATTCTCACGGTGGTTTGAGTTAAAATTTGGTTGTTTTCTCACAGGTTTCAGAAAATCCCCCCAATCACATCCTCTTTCTCACAAACCTGCCCGAAGAGACGAACGAACTCATGCTCTCCATGCTCTTCAACCAGTCAGTACCAACTCCTTTTCTTCATGTGTTGTGCAGTTTATTGATGGATTTGGTATTTGCCAGAAATAAATCAGAGCTGTCGACTGAAAGTATGGCTGTAATTATTCTTTTGTTGTTGAAAAGTCCATCCCCATAAAGGCAGAACTTGACTTGATGTGTTTCTTTAGGTTCCCTGGCTTCAAAGAGGTGCGTCTGGTTCCCGGCCGGCACGACATCGCTTTTGTGGAGTTTGAAAACGAGGTCCAGGCCAGCGCTGCACGAGATGCACTGCAGGGCTTCAAGATCACACAGACGAACGCTATGAAGATCTCTTTTGCTAAGAAATAACCCCTCCTCACAGGGTCCTGGGTTTAAATGCTTTcagatctttttgttttttataaaaatgttgctGATTTGTTGACAGTGATACTTCCCCTCCAAGGATTACCGTGTAAGTATACATTTTACATGTCAAGTTGCTGGGTTTTAGACACTTCATTGCCTCAACGCTTGTTGGTAAATAAATTCAAAGGTGTGGATCATAAAACCTTTACAGATGTATTGTGCTGTCACAAGCAACTTgacatattgtttttaattttttttattaaactgttaAAGCATTGCACCCAGAGTCTGGGCTACCAGACACTGTACCtggagcttttctttttttgttttttaataaaagaggTGACTTTATATAACACTTGTCTGTGTGCAATTTTAGTACAAGTTTGTCTTTGGCTGATACTTATTTCAGCCCTCACGCCTCATTGTTGGCCCAAACTTGTTCGTCTATATTCCATTTTTTAGGGTTGCCCTTCCACATATTCTTCACCGACCGTCATTTTGCTTTGTTCGGGTAGTGATTAAAATATCGAGCTGTGAAATGGACATTCCttccagttcagtttattttatttatacagtgctGATTAATTAGGAATATTGCCTCAAGCCACTTTCCAAAACAAACGGATCCGATTTATACACAGAAATATGAAGTCAGTTCAATCATATTTGATTGTATCTGTTGAGTAAACGGCTAGCAACCCTTCAGGTTGTTACTTTTTGTATTAAGGAAgaacaaaaatatgcaaaatataAGCTAGTAAAAGAATGCATTTACTTGAATGTGTTTCAAATGCAGTTACATTTCTGGTAAAATATTGCTagtatattaataaaaatatgctatatggacatttattttttgccaGACTGTATACAAATCTTGCTCATGAACTGATGGGCTGCTGGTGCTAGCCGGATGATTGTGCAGTCTTGGAgatgtgctgctctgctggtcGTGTCCAGTGGGGGATTGGGGCGGCGGGCTAGAGGGTGACATGGAGGGGCTGCAGCGTGTGGGATGGtggggggttgtgtcctcttcttggatgtggggtcattggcatggtagagctgagctggctaatgtttctccctgggctatcgTTGCAGTGGCGGTGATGTGGTGCGTTTGTGTGGTTGCAGGGGGTGTGGTGGGGGACGCCGGCCCCTGGATGCTTActgctggccggggacctcttgctgggtgagtttgtcccatcttagTGTGGGGTTGGGGGTTCTGTTGTGGGCGTGGTGCTCagtggtgtctgccctgttgcgcctgtgggcgggggctggggtagcgttgcgcggggcccttgcaTTGCCAtcacgctgtgtggtgggggccaGGATGCGGCGGAGGTACTTGGAACCGGGGCTGTGTGGAACTcacgctgtgtgggtgtggcttttcggggatggagctcatctgtgggggtgtgcccctgtgctgTGGGGAGGGAATTCTTGGCATTTGGTTTTTGGGGGCAtatgttcgatatctgtgtcatGGTTGAGAGTGGGCCTGTGGGGAAATTTATGTTGGGAttcatggggggtggggggctcatggcggggttgggactgtttcatcctgtgtcgactctggttggcgggccag
This genomic window from Girardinichthys multiradiatus isolate DD_20200921_A chromosome 18, DD_fGirMul_XY1, whole genome shotgun sequence contains:
- the snrpa gene encoding U1 small nuclear ribonucleoprotein A, with protein sequence MTNPEVRPNHTIYINNLNEKIKKDELKKSLYAIFSQFGQILDILVARNLKMKGQAFVIFKEINSASNALRSMQGFPFYDKPMRIQYSKTDSDIIAKMKGTYVERDRKKEKKKPKPESGGSKKAAAAMVGGVPSAMPGMPPMSQAPRMMHIPGQPPYMPPPGMMPPPGMAPGQIPPGAIPPGQMMPGQMPQQVSENPPNHILFLTNLPEETNELMLSMLFNQFPGFKEVRLVPGRHDIAFVEFENEVQASAARDALQGFKITQTNAMKISFAKK